One segment of Thermococcus profundus DNA contains the following:
- a CDS encoding glycosyltransferase family 2 protein, giving the protein MSRPAVSVIIPTHNRADLLRRAIDSVLYQTFEDFELLVVDDASTDNTPEVVESIDDGRVRYLRLKKNSGAPVARNTGIKKSRGEFIAFLDDDDEWLPMRLEVQVKKFEALEEEFGVVYGGFYYVSQQDGRILGKRLPQFRGDVYRRFLRENFVGSPTLLIRRECFKRAGLFDPKLTSSQDWDMWLRIAKHYKFDYVNEIVAKYYVHGRQISFNMNKYIPGRERFINKHLDIRRNPKIMSIHLSQMGFLLIFGGNAEKGLRYIARSIAMAPFNTENYAKLIELALDSRSVEYIKKILHFKKD; this is encoded by the coding sequence ATGAGCCGCCCAGCTGTTTCAGTGATAATCCCAACGCACAACAGGGCCGACCTTCTAAGGAGAGCCATAGATAGCGTTCTCTACCAGACGTTCGAAGATTTTGAACTGCTCGTTGTAGACGATGCCTCAACAGACAACACACCTGAAGTGGTCGAAAGTATAGACGACGGCCGGGTCAGGTACCTCCGCCTGAAGAAAAACTCCGGCGCTCCCGTTGCGAGGAACACAGGGATAAAAAAAAGCCGGGGAGAGTTCATAGCGTTTCTTGACGATGACGATGAGTGGCTCCCAATGAGGCTTGAGGTTCAAGTGAAAAAGTTCGAAGCCCTCGAGGAGGAATTCGGAGTAGTCTACGGCGGCTTCTACTACGTGTCGCAGCAGGATGGGCGGATCCTCGGGAAGAGGCTCCCACAGTTCCGTGGGGATGTATACCGACGATTTCTGAGGGAGAACTTTGTGGGGAGCCCAACCCTTCTCATAAGGCGCGAGTGCTTCAAAAGGGCGGGGCTCTTTGATCCGAAGCTCACAAGCTCTCAGGACTGGGACATGTGGCTCAGGATAGCGAAGCACTACAAGTTCGACTACGTGAATGAGATAGTTGCAAAGTACTACGTTCATGGAAGGCAGATATCTTTCAATATGAACAAATACATACCTGGGAGGGAGAGGTTCATCAACAAACATCTCGACATCAGAAGGAATCCAAAAATAATGAGCATCCATCTAAGTCAGATGGGATTCCTTCTCATTTTCGGGGGAAACGCAGAAAAGGGGCTAAGATATATTGCCCGCTCCATTGCAATGGCACCGTTTAACACAGAGAATTACGCAAAGCTTATAGAACTCGCGCTGGACTCCCGTTCAGTGGAGTACATAAAGAAAATACTGCATTTTAAGAAAGATTAA
- a CDS encoding glycosyltransferase family 2 protein, with the protein MKPRISVVVCTKNSESTLDLTLSSISRLNPFEIIIIDGGSKDKTLEIAKKYTRRIYSDNGKGLAYARQMGAVLARGDYVLYLDSDVEVNDPLFFERLLGEMERRNWIAVHPQVKSLSKNGLWEDGVDFYFSMKFNIPGEHRYLPLMACMIKRDVLLEISFDVRFKGAGEDHDFWARAFQNGYRFGVARCCWVFHHHRSSFKEFVKQRIWYGRGNVLLFSKYRD; encoded by the coding sequence ATGAAACCTAGGATATCCGTAGTTGTGTGTACGAAAAATAGCGAAAGCACACTTGATTTAACACTCAGCTCGATTTCACGACTCAACCCCTTTGAAATAATAATAATCGATGGAGGCTCAAAAGACAAAACACTTGAAATCGCAAAAAAGTACACGAGACGTATCTATTCTGACAACGGTAAGGGGTTAGCGTATGCAAGACAAATGGGGGCAGTGTTAGCTAGGGGAGATTATGTACTATACCTTGATTCAGACGTAGAAGTAAATGATCCGTTATTCTTTGAGAGATTATTGGGAGAGATGGAGAGAAGGAACTGGATAGCAGTCCATCCTCAAGTGAAAAGTTTGTCCAAAAACGGCCTGTGGGAAGATGGTGTGGATTTTTATTTTTCGATGAAATTCAATATTCCAGGAGAACACAGATATCTTCCGCTGATGGCTTGTATGATAAAAAGGGATGTGCTTTTGGAAATAAGCTTTGATGTCCGATTCAAGGGGGCGGGAGAGGACCATGACTTTTGGGCTAGAGCGTTTCAAAATGGATACCGCTTTGGTGTTGCCAGATGTTGTTGGGTATTTCATCACCATCGTAGTTCTTTTAAGGAATTTGTCAAACAGAGGATTTGGTATGGGCGGGGCAATGTGTTGCTTTTCTCAAAATACAGAGATTAG
- a CDS encoding CDP-glycerol glycerophosphotransferase family protein, which produces MFDYLSTSTDYDVKFLFVQWPMPSKLMTTVLENMKTKYGEDKVLFLRSSRGLKHYYSSSWVFSDGYVAVTKPLGNQKVVQLWHGYIGKRIGYLNPSTPDETSLFRWTTSVFTTQSSFLALQFIAEFGLSPNSFVLTSSPRFDLILPKQSKDRAFNALSSMGIDTSYKHLVLAAPTFRRDRMNNVDPHSSFNIISHYLSEDVEKFLVENDILLVLKPHQTLTKYPEYLNKLSKERENIVFIDNSMLYSNLLGITNILPAFDALITDYSSVFVDYLLLNRPVIFYVPDYEDAIKSLGYTVNFDTYTPGPKVKTVNELISAIEAVLFSEKDPYLEKRKCIRDVLIEKWYPEDNTKILLKDIGFL; this is translated from the coding sequence GTGTTTGATTACCTATCGACTAGCACCGATTATGATGTCAAATTTTTATTTGTCCAATGGCCAATGCCTTCTAAATTGATGACCACTGTTCTTGAAAATATGAAAACAAAATACGGTGAAGATAAGGTCTTGTTTCTAAGATCTAGCAGGGGCTTAAAACACTACTACTCCTCGAGCTGGGTATTTAGTGATGGATATGTCGCTGTAACAAAACCTCTTGGAAATCAAAAAGTTGTTCAACTGTGGCATGGATATATTGGAAAAAGAATAGGCTATCTCAACCCCTCTACACCGGATGAAACTTCACTATTTCGGTGGACTACTTCTGTCTTTACAACTCAATCCTCGTTTCTTGCTCTTCAATTTATTGCAGAATTTGGATTGTCCCCTAATTCATTTGTCCTAACGTCCTCCCCTAGGTTTGATTTGATACTCCCTAAACAATCCAAAGATAGGGCGTTTAATGCACTTTCTTCAATGGGAATAGATACTTCATACAAGCATCTCGTACTTGCTGCACCAACTTTCCGTAGGGATAGAATGAATAATGTAGACCCTCACTCAAGTTTCAATATAATTTCTCATTATCTCTCTGAGGACGTGGAAAAGTTTCTGGTTGAAAATGATATTCTTCTGGTCCTTAAACCTCACCAGACCCTTACAAAATATCCTGAATATCTAAATAAGCTTTCTAAAGAAAGAGAAAATATAGTGTTTATTGATAATTCTATGTTATACTCCAATCTTCTGGGTATTACTAATATACTACCTGCATTTGATGCTTTAATAACAGATTATTCAAGCGTCTTTGTGGATTACTTACTTCTAAATAGACCTGTTATCTTTTATGTTCCGGATTATGAGGATGCAATAAAATCTTTGGGATACACTGTAAACTTTGATACGTATACTCCAGGCCCAAAGGTAAAAACAGTGAATGAACTTATATCCGCAATTGAGGCTGTATTATTTAGTGAAAAGGATCCATATCTCGAAAAACGAAAATGCATCAGGGATGTCTTAATAGAAAAATGGTACCCAGAGGATAATACTAAAATTTTGCTTAAAGATATTGGGTTTCTTTAG
- a CDS encoding site-2 protease family protein, translated as MASALVVILGGIVAFWIIIYALLRDRSNEEEGLAVDLFILMWRTKRMLGFIDNLARKARKFWKVYADVGIALGFMGMAYVFYALLKTAMATLQTHGKQAGVQLVIPGLTIPLWYGLVGLAVVMVVHELSHGVTARADGLPLKSVGLVLFFVIPGAFVEPDEDELKKAPLRTRLRVYGAGSLANIVTAVIAVMIINLALTPLLQPAGIEVAGVVENTPAFGILEKGDIITGINGEAIKTIKDFERVINSTKPGDVITIDIIRDGEGETVKLKLGARESDPTKPFVGIYLGQHYVSKVGHENILFPIFFSLYWIYVLDLGIGLMNLFPLIPLDGGRMLDDVLKEYLPEGVANPIRYATIGVGLLLLALNLWPALMNLAR; from the coding sequence ATGGCATCAGCGTTGGTAGTGATTTTGGGCGGGATAGTCGCATTCTGGATCATCATTTACGCACTGCTCCGGGACAGGAGCAATGAGGAGGAAGGACTGGCAGTTGACCTGTTCATCTTGATGTGGCGCACAAAGAGGATGCTGGGCTTTATAGATAACCTCGCAAGAAAGGCCCGGAAGTTCTGGAAGGTTTACGCCGACGTCGGCATAGCCCTGGGCTTCATGGGAATGGCCTACGTCTTCTACGCCCTCTTAAAAACCGCTATGGCCACCCTTCAGACCCACGGAAAGCAGGCGGGAGTTCAGCTCGTCATACCCGGCCTCACGATACCCCTCTGGTACGGGCTCGTGGGCCTTGCCGTGGTAATGGTGGTTCACGAACTCAGCCACGGAGTTACCGCGAGGGCAGACGGACTTCCCCTCAAGTCTGTGGGACTGGTTCTCTTCTTCGTGATCCCTGGTGCGTTCGTTGAACCCGACGAGGACGAGCTCAAGAAGGCCCCGCTGAGGACGAGGCTGAGGGTCTACGGGGCGGGGTCTCTCGCCAACATAGTCACCGCCGTGATAGCAGTCATGATAATAAACCTCGCCTTAACGCCCCTCCTACAGCCCGCGGGAATAGAGGTGGCGGGGGTAGTGGAGAACACACCAGCCTTTGGGATCCTGGAGAAGGGGGACATTATAACGGGAATAAACGGGGAGGCAATAAAAACCATCAAAGACTTTGAGAGGGTCATAAACTCGACAAAGCCCGGAGACGTGATAACGATCGACATCATCAGGGACGGGGAGGGGGAGACCGTTAAACTAAAACTGGGTGCGAGAGAAAGCGACCCCACAAAGCCGTTTGTAGGAATATACCTCGGTCAGCACTACGTTTCGAAGGTCGGGCACGAGAACATACTCTTCCCGATCTTCTTCTCCCTCTACTGGATTTACGTGCTCGACCTCGGCATAGGCTTGATGAACCTCTTCCCGCTCATCCCCCTCGACGGCGGGAGAATGCTCGACGACGTCCTCAAGGAGTACCTGCCGGAGGGCGTGGCGAACCCGATAAGGTACGCAACCATAGGCGTCGGCCTCCTTCTGCTGGCCCTCAACCTCTGGCCGGCGCTGATGAACCTCGCCAGGTGA
- a CDS encoding glycosyltransferase family 4 protein translates to MLPVETLRIAFVYDVIYPWVKGGVEKRIHELAIRLARKHEVHIYGYKHWEGGSYLERGGVVYHGLVRPGTLYLAGKRSPFPMLSLATALRKRLPELGEYDVVDVQNLFYPGAFVLRKLPNAVLTWHEFWGSYWFRYFGPLGAAGFATENLLRPYKVHLSVSWKTQLDLLKAGVSSRVVPNGVDIKRIKRIKPAELRSDFIFVGRLMRDKNLELALGAVSTLREDFPDVVFTVVGDGPERDRLEAISRRLGLSGNVVFTGRLEGWEEVISLLKASKVFAFPSLREGFGMAVLEAMAVGVPPVVLNSPMNGAKFLVDEKSGLVLGEDKFANGLGLLLSDEGLRKKLGRNARRKAEGFDWGEIAGSFEDILLMSI, encoded by the coding sequence GTGCTCCCAGTGGAGACCCTCAGGATAGCCTTCGTCTACGACGTGATCTACCCTTGGGTCAAGGGTGGAGTTGAAAAGAGAATTCACGAGCTCGCCATTAGGCTGGCGAGGAAGCACGAGGTTCATATCTACGGCTACAAACACTGGGAAGGCGGTAGCTACCTTGAACGCGGAGGTGTTGTTTACCACGGACTCGTTCGCCCGGGGACCCTCTACCTGGCCGGCAAGAGGAGTCCCTTCCCCATGTTGAGCCTGGCCACTGCCCTGAGGAAGAGACTTCCCGAGCTTGGGGAGTACGACGTTGTCGACGTCCAGAACCTCTTCTATCCGGGTGCCTTCGTTCTGAGAAAACTTCCCAACGCGGTTCTAACGTGGCATGAGTTCTGGGGGAGCTACTGGTTTAGATACTTCGGGCCTCTTGGAGCGGCTGGTTTTGCGACTGAGAATCTCCTGCGCCCCTATAAGGTACATCTGTCCGTCTCATGGAAGACACAGCTCGATCTCCTTAAAGCGGGCGTTTCCTCTAGGGTTGTCCCAAACGGCGTGGATATAAAAAGAATCAAGCGGATAAAGCCCGCTGAGCTCAGGAGTGACTTTATTTTCGTTGGACGGCTTATGAGGGACAAGAACCTTGAGCTTGCCTTGGGTGCCGTTTCGACCCTGAGGGAGGACTTTCCTGACGTAGTCTTCACCGTCGTTGGTGATGGTCCTGAGAGGGATAGACTTGAGGCCATCTCCAGGAGGCTCGGTCTCTCCGGGAACGTGGTTTTCACTGGCAGGTTGGAGGGCTGGGAGGAGGTGATCTCCCTCCTGAAGGCCTCGAAGGTCTTTGCTTTCCCCTCACTTCGAGAGGGCTTTGGAATGGCCGTGCTTGAGGCCATGGCAGTTGGAGTCCCTCCAGTTGTTTTGAATTCGCCAATGAATGGAGCGAAATTTCTGGTTGATGAAAAGAGTGGCTTGGTGCTAGGAGAGGATAAATTTGCCAATGGACTGGGGCTTCTTCTCTCGGATGAGGGACTGCGGAAAAAGCTTGGAAGAAACGCGAGAAGGAAAGCTGAGGGGTTTGATTGGGGAGAAATTGCAGGGAGTTTTGAGGACATATTGTTAATGTCAATTTGA
- a CDS encoding UDP-glucose dehydrogenase family protein has translation MRISIIGSGYVGLVTGIGFVKLGNEVIFVDVDDRKIQMINNAQPPIYEEGLEELMREYKGRYYATRDYKEAILNSEVTFIAVGTPSREDGSMDLTYVKKASEEIGGALKEKGTYHIVVVKSTVLPGTTEEVVKPILEEYSGKKAFEDFGLAMNPEFLREGVALKDFLNPDRIVIGVQDGRTKKVLEELYAPINAPKLFTDIKTAEMIKYASNAFLATKISFANEIGNICKKLGIDSWRVFEGVGLDHRISPHFFKTGIGWGGSCFPKDTKALIRKAEELGEDPIIIKAAVEVNERQPLKLIELLKKHVPELKGKIIGVLGLAFKPDTDDVRETRAYVVVKNLLEEEARVVAYDPQAMENFKRFYPDVGERIEYANSAEDVLKRADVILIVTEWREFEKLDYSGKIVIDGRRIKAAEKTARVYEGVCW, from the coding sequence ATGAGGATCTCAATAATTGGGTCCGGTTATGTGGGTCTTGTCACTGGAATTGGATTTGTTAAACTCGGAAACGAAGTCATCTTCGTTGATGTAGACGATAGGAAAATCCAGATGATCAACAATGCTCAACCTCCAATTTACGAGGAAGGGCTTGAAGAACTAATGAGAGAATACAAGGGCAGGTATTATGCTACCAGAGATTACAAAGAAGCGATTCTAAATTCTGAGGTTACTTTCATTGCAGTGGGAACACCGTCAAGAGAAGACGGCTCGATGGACTTAACTTACGTTAAAAAAGCATCAGAAGAAATCGGAGGGGCTCTTAAAGAGAAGGGCACCTATCATATCGTTGTGGTTAAGAGCACAGTCCTACCTGGGACAACTGAAGAAGTCGTAAAACCAATTCTTGAAGAATACTCTGGAAAGAAAGCTTTCGAAGACTTTGGTCTGGCAATGAACCCGGAATTCCTCCGCGAGGGAGTGGCATTAAAGGACTTCCTGAACCCTGACAGAATAGTCATTGGTGTTCAAGACGGGAGAACTAAGAAAGTTCTCGAAGAGCTTTACGCCCCCATTAACGCGCCAAAGCTGTTTACCGACATTAAAACTGCTGAGATGATAAAGTACGCCTCTAACGCTTTCCTCGCGACAAAAATAAGCTTTGCAAACGAGATCGGGAACATTTGCAAGAAACTTGGAATCGACTCGTGGAGAGTGTTCGAGGGCGTTGGACTCGACCACAGGATAAGCCCGCACTTTTTCAAAACGGGAATTGGATGGGGCGGTTCCTGCTTCCCCAAGGACACTAAGGCACTCATCAGAAAAGCCGAAGAATTAGGAGAAGACCCGATAATCATTAAAGCCGCCGTGGAAGTCAACGAGAGGCAGCCCCTCAAACTGATCGAACTCCTTAAGAAGCATGTTCCAGAACTCAAAGGGAAGATCATTGGAGTTCTCGGCCTGGCATTCAAGCCGGATACTGATGATGTTAGGGAGACTAGGGCTTATGTCGTCGTAAAGAATCTCCTGGAAGAGGAAGCTCGTGTCGTAGCTTATGATCCACAAGCCATGGAGAACTTCAAGCGCTTCTATCCAGATGTTGGCGAGAGGATAGAGTACGCTAATTCGGCTGAGGACGTTTTAAAGAGGGCTGATGTAATCCTGATAGTTACGGAATGGAGAGAGTTCGAGAAGCTGGATTATTCTGGGAAAATTGTAATTGATGGTAGAAGGATAAAGGCCGCCGAAAAGACTGCAAGGGTTTACGAGGGGGTGTGCTGGTGA
- a CDS encoding glycosyltransferase — translation MRSLKTSSYILVTPAKNEEDNLPLLARSVINQTIRPRLWVIVNDNSTDGTDRIISSLESEYPWIVGYKIADGFLEYDATMRYSEVVKKGFDIARHLAYNKSIPYGYIGLVDADFILERRFFEKIINEFHKDPSLGIASGGVYLKTPNGKKIFWERTNPKHPRGSPRLFRRECFDDIGGYRRFYTPDVVSNYLARLNGWEVKQVINAIAVQLRPTQSRGGVFRAYIRQGRANYHLGVSPMSLLARVIFMLLFDNRLKAGGLLVGYFSSLLRREDYLIQGKLREFAKKDMGVSNNVKKVLSMVSTGLSRDSLNR, via the coding sequence ATGAGAAGTCTAAAAACCTCAAGCTACATCCTTGTGACGCCTGCGAAGAATGAGGAGGACAACTTACCTCTCCTGGCTAGAAGCGTGATCAATCAAACGATTAGACCGAGACTGTGGGTTATTGTCAATGATAATAGCACTGACGGAACGGATAGGATTATATCCTCCCTTGAGTCAGAGTATCCTTGGATAGTGGGATACAAAATAGCGGACGGTTTCCTTGAATATGACGCGACTATGAGATATTCTGAAGTTGTGAAAAAAGGTTTTGATATAGCTAGACATCTTGCCTATAATAAAAGTATTCCTTATGGCTACATCGGCTTGGTAGATGCGGACTTTATTCTCGAAAGGAGATTTTTTGAGAAGATTATAAATGAGTTTCATAAAGATCCCAGTCTTGGCATCGCTAGCGGGGGAGTTTATCTGAAGACACCCAACGGGAAAAAAATCTTCTGGGAAAGGACTAATCCTAAGCATCCTAGGGGAAGTCCTAGACTGTTCAGGAGGGAGTGCTTTGATGATATTGGGGGCTATCGGCGATTTTATACCCCAGACGTTGTCTCAAATTACCTTGCAAGACTTAATGGGTGGGAAGTGAAACAGGTTATAAACGCCATAGCTGTTCAGCTAAGGCCCACCCAAAGTAGGGGCGGTGTCTTTAGGGCGTATATTCGGCAGGGTAGAGCAAATTATCACCTTGGGGTTAGCCCTATGTCTCTACTGGCTAGGGTGATCTTTATGCTTCTTTTTGATAACAGATTAAAAGCCGGGGGTTTGCTAGTTGGATACTTTTCGTCTCTACTTCGACGTGAGGATTATTTAATACAAGGAAAATTAAGGGAGTTTGCGAAAAAGGATATGGGCGTATCAAATAATGTTAAGAAAGTCTTATCAATGGTGAGTACTGGTTTATCGAGGGATTCGCTGAACAGGTGA
- a CDS encoding TIGR00269 family protein, whose translation MKCSKCGRPAVYHARYTGRYYCHKHFNEMVEKKFKETVKKYRLIGKGERIAVGVSGGKDSVVLMHLLAKLREKFPFELVAITIDEGIAGYRPPSVEIAKRNAKKLGIEHRIYSFKEYIGFTLDETVEIMGSFEKGERVGACSYCGVWRRWLLNYASKDVEADKLAVGHNLDDEVQMFIMNILRGDIARLGRTGPYYEEIHPELVPRIKPLREIPEKEIVLYAVLNNIEVDLSECPYAVEAFRAEIRDWLNEMEERHPGTKYQILRSYDKLFPLIAKTYTKKTSELNRCKICGQPTTGEICKACQFRLQVEKRAREKGLTFRVE comes from the coding sequence ATGAAGTGTTCAAAGTGCGGAAGGCCAGCGGTGTATCACGCCCGCTACACAGGAAGGTACTACTGCCACAAACACTTCAACGAGATGGTCGAGAAGAAGTTCAAGGAGACTGTGAAGAAGTACCGGCTCATAGGAAAGGGTGAGAGGATAGCCGTTGGAGTGAGCGGCGGCAAGGACAGCGTCGTCCTAATGCACCTCTTGGCGAAGCTCCGCGAGAAGTTTCCATTTGAGCTGGTGGCAATAACGATAGACGAGGGAATAGCCGGCTACAGGCCCCCAAGCGTCGAGATAGCCAAGAGAAACGCTAAAAAGCTCGGGATAGAGCACAGAATATACTCGTTCAAAGAGTACATAGGCTTTACGCTCGACGAGACTGTTGAGATAATGGGGAGCTTCGAGAAGGGAGAAAGGGTAGGGGCCTGCTCCTACTGCGGCGTGTGGAGGCGCTGGCTCCTCAACTACGCCTCCAAAGACGTTGAAGCGGACAAGCTCGCCGTCGGACACAACCTCGACGACGAGGTTCAGATGTTCATCATGAACATACTCAGGGGGGACATAGCGAGACTCGGGAGAACCGGGCCATACTACGAGGAGATCCACCCGGAGCTAGTCCCGAGGATAAAACCCCTCCGCGAGATTCCGGAGAAGGAGATAGTCCTCTACGCCGTTCTGAACAACATAGAGGTGGATTTAAGCGAGTGCCCCTACGCCGTTGAGGCTTTCAGGGCCGAGATAAGGGACTGGCTCAACGAGATGGAGGAGAGGCACCCAGGAACGAAGTATCAAATCCTGAGAAGCTACGACAAGCTCTTTCCGCTCATAGCGAAAACCTACACAAAGAAGACCAGTGAGCTGAACCGCTGTAAAATATGCGGCCAGCCAACCACAGGCGAGATATGCAAGGCCTGTCAGTTCAGGCTCCAGGTGGAGAAGAGGGCCAGGGAGAAGGGGCTGACTTTCCGAGTTGAGTGA
- the galU gene encoding UTP--glucose-1-phosphate uridylyltransferase GalU codes for MRIRKAVIPAAGLGTRMLPITKSMPKEMLPIVDKPVIHYVVEEAIRAGIDDILIITGKGKRAIEDYFDRSFELEYYLREKGKLEELKQVEEIGEMVDIYYVRQKKPLGLGDAILHAEKHVNREPFAVLLGDDIIVSEKPGIQQLIEVASRYSSPVIGVEEVPWELVSRYGVVSGSQIEDGLYDVNDLIEKPSPEEAPSNIAIIGRYVLPPEIFDILKKTPPGKGGELQLTDALRILANERKILAKRISGKRYDVGTKLGFIKANIELGLLRPELKGQIGTVIKELAKEV; via the coding sequence GTGAGAATAAGAAAGGCTGTGATCCCAGCGGCTGGTTTGGGCACGAGAATGCTCCCAATAACCAAATCAATGCCCAAGGAAATGCTCCCTATCGTGGACAAACCTGTTATCCATTATGTCGTCGAGGAGGCAATAAGGGCAGGCATTGATGACATTTTGATAATTACTGGAAAGGGGAAGCGAGCTATTGAGGACTACTTCGACAGGAGCTTTGAGCTCGAGTATTATCTCAGGGAGAAGGGAAAGCTCGAAGAGCTTAAGCAGGTTGAGGAAATCGGGGAAATGGTCGACATTTATTACGTTAGGCAGAAAAAACCGCTCGGCCTTGGTGATGCCATTCTTCATGCTGAAAAACACGTTAATAGGGAACCCTTTGCAGTACTGCTTGGAGATGATATAATAGTGAGCGAAAAACCTGGAATACAACAGCTAATTGAAGTTGCCAGCCGGTACTCTTCCCCGGTTATCGGCGTTGAGGAGGTTCCATGGGAGCTCGTCAGCAGGTACGGTGTAGTCAGCGGAAGCCAAATAGAAGACGGTCTCTATGATGTGAATGACCTTATCGAAAAACCCTCTCCGGAAGAAGCTCCAAGCAACATAGCTATAATAGGGAGATACGTTTTACCCCCCGAGATTTTTGATATACTGAAAAAAACACCTCCCGGGAAGGGAGGAGAACTTCAGCTAACGGACGCTCTCAGGATACTGGCCAACGAAAGAAAAATCCTAGCAAAGAGAATCTCGGGGAAACGGTACGATGTCGGCACTAAGCTTGGGTTTATAAAGGCCAACATTGAACTTGGCCTCCTACGGCCAGAACTCAAAGGACAGATAGGTACTGTGATTAAAGAGCTCGCCAAGGAGGTATGA
- the ispD gene encoding 2-C-methyl-D-erythritol 4-phosphate cytidylyltransferase gives MSYGKTVAIILAGGTGSRVGWDVPKQFVKIAGKKVIEHTLDVFQNHPLVDEIYVVINPNYYEYFNEVILSKYPKIRKVLNGGNTRQESSRIGVFATEDDVENILIHDAVRPLITSDIITRVIKALENSCAVDVVIPAVDTVVVSDGHKILRIPPRGYLYYGQTPQGFKRKVILKAHKLAEEEGFDNATDDCSLVLRYDLCDVTIVQGSKTNIKFTYDVDYYLLDILFQLRNEFILDENITRDHIESLLSALRDKVIVVFGGTSGIGEKIVDISRGYGAKVYPFSRRLGVDVSNPQDVERAIKEVYEREGRIDYIINTAGILYMGPIQSRELKDIQNEINVNYLGSIYVTKFGLKYLAPNGAIVLFGSSSYTRGRRNYSVYSSTKAALVNFVQAVSDEISDKGQRIFIVVPERTKTPLRIRNFGYEPDETLLMPESVAYVTLLALTSGITGVPVPVRKSVEEKTLRKLGLID, from the coding sequence ATGAGTTATGGTAAAACTGTTGCTATAATACTGGCAGGCGGAACTGGTTCTCGTGTGGGATGGGACGTACCCAAGCAGTTTGTTAAGATAGCTGGCAAAAAGGTAATCGAACACACCTTAGATGTGTTTCAAAATCATCCTTTAGTGGATGAGATTTACGTTGTTATAAATCCTAATTATTACGAGTATTTTAACGAGGTAATTTTGTCGAAATATCCCAAAATCAGGAAAGTTTTAAATGGTGGGAATACTAGGCAGGAATCCTCGAGGATTGGAGTATTTGCCACGGAGGATGACGTTGAGAATATACTTATCCACGATGCCGTTAGGCCATTAATTACATCGGACATAATCACAAGAGTAATCAAGGCTCTTGAAAACTCTTGTGCTGTGGATGTTGTTATTCCTGCTGTCGATACAGTTGTGGTATCGGATGGGCATAAAATTCTAAGGATACCTCCGCGAGGATACCTTTATTATGGGCAAACCCCTCAGGGATTCAAAAGAAAAGTTATACTAAAGGCCCATAAGCTTGCGGAGGAGGAAGGCTTTGACAACGCCACTGATGACTGTTCCTTGGTACTCAGGTATGATCTTTGTGATGTTACTATAGTCCAAGGATCAAAGACCAATATTAAATTTACTTATGATGTTGATTACTACCTCCTGGATATTCTATTCCAATTACGCAATGAGTTTATCTTGGATGAAAATATAACTAGGGACCACATTGAATCGCTTTTGAGCGCACTTAGGGATAAAGTCATAGTAGTCTTTGGAGGGACAAGTGGCATTGGAGAGAAAATTGTAGATATCTCAAGAGGATATGGGGCTAAAGTGTATCCCTTCTCTAGGAGATTGGGAGTAGATGTCAGTAATCCTCAGGATGTAGAAAGGGCCATTAAGGAAGTCTACGAAAGGGAGGGAAGAATAGATTATATTATAAACACTGCTGGTATTCTTTATATGGGGCCCATTCAATCGAGAGAGCTTAAGGATATTCAGAATGAAATAAACGTTAATTATCTCGGATCTATTTATGTCACCAAATTTGGACTGAAGTATCTTGCTCCTAACGGCGCAATAGTGCTTTTTGGTTCTAGTTCATACACAAGAGGTCGTAGGAACTATTCAGTTTACTCTTCGACTAAAGCGGCTCTAGTTAACTTTGTTCAGGCAGTCTCTGATGAAATATCGGATAAAGGCCAGAGGATATTTATCGTTGTTCCTGAAAGAACAAAAACCCCATTACGGATCAGGAATTTTGGTTATGAACCGGACGAGACGTTGTTAATGCCGGAATCTGTTGCTTATGTGACGTTGCTGGCATTGACTTCTGGGATTACTGGAGTTCCAGTTCCCGTGAGAAAAAGTGTTGAAGAAAAAACACTTAGAAAACTTGGTTTAATTGACTAG